One Virgibacillus proomii DNA window includes the following coding sequences:
- a CDS encoding aldehyde dehydrogenase family protein, whose amino-acid sequence MTTFIEVDTLKNYIAGNWEEADKTTAVMNPATGEEIVQVPLSNQEQVNKAVAAAKQAQRKWALVPAPQRAEVLYRMGNLMKENKERLSRILTMENGKVLEEARGEVQEGIDMAFYMAGEGRRLFGQTTPAELKDKFAISQRCPVGVVGIITPWNFPIAIATWKSFPAIVAGNAVIWKPATETPLMAYELAKIFAEAGLPDGVLNVVFGSGSVVGDAMVHHDDIRVISFTGSNDTGRQIAAKCGQQLKKVSLEMGGKNAVIVMDDADLELAAEGIIWSAFGTSGQRCTACSRVIVHENVKAKLEERLLEKMKHLTIGNGLDETIKVGPIINEAGLNKIKRYVEIGKEEGATLLAGGEVWQGELGGNFFSPTLFTDATPTMRISQEEIFGPVVSLIPVKSFAEAIEVNNGVSYGLSSSIFTKDVNRVFQAQRDLDTGIVYVNAGTTGAEIHLPFGGTKGTGNGHRDSGVQALDVFTEWKAVYIDYSGKLQRAQIDIE is encoded by the coding sequence ATGACGACATTTATTGAAGTGGATACGTTAAAGAATTATATCGCCGGAAACTGGGAGGAAGCGGATAAAACAACAGCAGTTATGAACCCTGCAACGGGAGAAGAAATTGTTCAAGTGCCATTGTCGAATCAGGAACAAGTCAATAAGGCTGTTGCTGCGGCAAAACAAGCTCAGAGAAAGTGGGCTCTAGTACCAGCACCACAACGTGCGGAAGTGCTATATCGAATGGGTAATTTAATGAAAGAAAATAAAGAAAGGCTGTCACGCATTCTAACAATGGAAAACGGAAAAGTACTTGAAGAAGCTAGAGGAGAAGTTCAGGAAGGAATAGATATGGCTTTTTATATGGCTGGGGAAGGACGCCGTTTATTTGGGCAAACGACGCCGGCAGAATTAAAGGATAAATTTGCTATAAGTCAGCGTTGTCCTGTTGGTGTTGTTGGAATTATCACACCTTGGAATTTCCCAATTGCTATTGCTACGTGGAAGTCTTTTCCTGCCATCGTCGCCGGAAATGCTGTTATTTGGAAGCCTGCAACAGAAACGCCTTTAATGGCTTATGAATTAGCAAAAATTTTTGCTGAAGCAGGTTTGCCGGATGGAGTACTTAATGTTGTATTTGGCAGTGGATCCGTTGTTGGCGATGCGATGGTTCATCATGATGATATACGTGTTATTTCCTTTACCGGTTCCAATGACACAGGACGGCAGATTGCTGCGAAATGCGGGCAGCAATTAAAAAAGGTTTCCTTGGAAATGGGAGGAAAGAACGCTGTTATTGTGATGGACGATGCTGATTTAGAGTTAGCAGCAGAAGGCATTATTTGGAGTGCTTTTGGAACGAGTGGTCAGCGCTGCACAGCATGTAGCCGGGTCATCGTTCATGAGAACGTGAAAGCAAAGCTTGAAGAGCGATTACTGGAAAAAATGAAACACTTAACAATTGGTAATGGTTTAGATGAAACAATAAAGGTGGGGCCAATTATTAATGAAGCAGGGCTGAATAAAATTAAGCGGTATGTTGAGATTGGGAAGGAAGAGGGAGCTACTTTACTTGCTGGAGGAGAAGTTTGGCAAGGAGAATTAGGTGGAAACTTTTTTAGTCCAACTTTATTTACAGATGCAACTCCGACGATGCGAATTTCCCAGGAAGAAATATTTGGTCCTGTTGTTTCGTTGATTCCAGTAAAGAGTTTCGCAGAGGCTATTGAAGTAAATAACGGTGTTTCTTATGGCTTATCCAGTTCCATTTTTACAAAAGATGTGAATCGTGTTTTCCAAGCTCAACGTGATTTAGATACAGGAATTGTTTATGTTAATGCTGGAACTACAGGTGCAGAAATTCACTTGCCCTTTGGTGGAACGAAGGGAACAGGAAATGGTCATCGCGATTCAGGTGTGCAGGCTTTAGATGTATTTACAGAATGGAAAGCAGTTTATATCGATTACAGTGGTAAGTTACAACGAGCCCAAATTGATATCGAGTAA
- a CDS encoding acyl-CoA dehydrogenase family protein, translated as MNFHFTVEQMMLRNTVRNFTDKEIMPYIAQWDREGKFDPVIIDKLATLGLMGVCIPEEYGGSGMDYNSLAIVCEELERGDTAFRTAVSVHTGLNCMTLLQWGTETQKQKYLVPQAKGEKIGAFGLTEPSAGSDVAAMEATAYKQGNYYILNGQKTWISLCDIADHFIVFAYTKDRSEKHKGISAFIIEREWEGFSSKAIKGKLGIRSGNTGEIFFDHIKVPKENLLGEEGEGFKIAMSALDNGRFTVAAGAVGQIMACLEASIKYCHERETFGKKIGKHQLVQQMIANMEAGLQMSRLLVYRAGELKNEGKRNTRETSLAKWQACDLANKAADDAVQIHGAYGFSDEYPVERYLRNSKAPVIYEGTREIHTIMQAEYALGYRQDKPLNKMLPAWKQTMHTNS; from the coding sequence ATGAACTTTCATTTTACAGTAGAACAAATGATGTTAAGAAATACAGTGCGTAACTTCACCGATAAGGAAATCATGCCTTATATTGCCCAATGGGATCGAGAGGGTAAATTCGACCCGGTAATTATTGATAAACTAGCAACACTCGGTTTAATGGGGGTATGTATTCCCGAAGAATACGGCGGCAGTGGCATGGATTATAATTCACTTGCAATTGTCTGTGAAGAGCTTGAAAGAGGAGATACAGCCTTTCGAACAGCAGTTTCCGTTCATACTGGGTTGAATTGTATGACTCTACTGCAATGGGGAACAGAAACACAAAAGCAAAAGTATCTCGTTCCCCAAGCAAAAGGAGAAAAAATTGGCGCTTTCGGCTTAACAGAACCTAGCGCTGGGTCTGATGTAGCAGCAATGGAGGCCACTGCATATAAACAAGGAAATTATTATATTTTAAATGGGCAAAAAACGTGGATATCATTATGTGATATTGCTGACCATTTTATCGTCTTTGCCTACACAAAAGACCGCTCAGAAAAACATAAAGGAATTTCCGCTTTTATTATTGAAAGAGAGTGGGAAGGCTTCTCCTCAAAAGCAATTAAAGGGAAACTCGGGATTCGCTCGGGAAATACAGGAGAAATTTTCTTTGACCACATCAAGGTTCCAAAGGAGAATTTGCTCGGTGAAGAAGGTGAAGGCTTTAAAATTGCTATGTCTGCTTTAGATAATGGCCGATTCACGGTAGCAGCCGGGGCAGTTGGGCAAATTATGGCTTGCTTAGAAGCTAGCATCAAATACTGTCATGAACGGGAAACCTTTGGTAAAAAAATTGGGAAACATCAGCTTGTACAACAAATGATCGCTAATATGGAAGCTGGACTGCAAATGAGCCGCTTGCTTGTTTATCGTGCAGGTGAATTAAAAAATGAAGGAAAACGAAATACAAGAGAAACCTCATTAGCAAAATGGCAAGCTTGTGATCTTGCTAATAAAGCTGCTGATGATGCCGTGCAAATTCATGGAGCGTACGGTTTCTCAGATGAATATCCAGTTGAGCGATACTTACGTAATTCAAAAGCACCGGTTATTTACGAAGGAACAAGAGAAATCCATACGATCATGCAAGCAGAATATGCTCTAGGATATCGCCAAGATAAACCGTTAAACAAGATGTTACCGGCATGGAAGCAAACCATGCATACGAATAGTTAA
- a CDS encoding IclR family transcriptional regulator: MNQSVIKALKLLELFNEDVEELSLKEIADEGNIPKPTAYRLLSSLEYSGYIARTNEVQGGKYQLGLKLLELGNLVANRLEVREVALPLMQQLAKEINEVIHLVIVNQNKATYIEKVESSRALRLYTKIGKSVPLYIGSGPKLLLAFLPEEKQQQIIHQSRLISIQRPINKEELVKELQQIKADGFAYSIAEQDEDTTGISYPIYNYKRKVIAALAVSGLSSRFTGDNLQRIKHKSSISAENISKQLGYK; this comes from the coding sequence ATGAATCAGAGTGTGATAAAAGCTTTAAAGCTGTTAGAGTTATTTAACGAGGATGTTGAGGAGTTATCCTTAAAAGAAATTGCTGATGAGGGCAACATACCAAAGCCGACAGCGTATCGATTATTGAGCTCCTTGGAATATAGTGGTTATATAGCAAGGACAAACGAGGTTCAAGGGGGGAAATATCAATTAGGATTAAAATTATTGGAACTGGGTAATTTAGTAGCAAATCGATTGGAAGTAAGGGAAGTTGCTTTACCACTGATGCAACAATTAGCAAAAGAAATCAATGAGGTTATTCATCTAGTTATTGTAAATCAAAATAAAGCAACTTATATTGAAAAAGTAGAAAGTTCCCGGGCACTTAGACTGTATACGAAAATAGGAAAAAGTGTGCCATTATATATTGGATCAGGGCCAAAGTTATTGCTGGCATTTTTACCGGAGGAAAAACAACAGCAAATCATTCATCAATCGCGGCTTATCTCTATCCAGCGACCGATTAATAAAGAAGAATTGGTAAAGGAATTACAACAAATTAAGGCTGATGGCTTTGCATATAGTATTGCAGAACAGGACGAGGATACAACTGGAATATCGTATCCTATTTATAACTATAAGCGTAAAGTTATTGCTGCTTTGGCGGTAAGTGGTCTATCAAGCCGTTTTACAGGTGATAATTTACAAAGGATTAAACATAAATCAAGCATTAGTGCTGAAAATATATCGAAGCAGCTTGGATACAAATAA
- a CDS encoding thiamine pyrophosphate-dependent enzyme, whose translation MQTTRAKETAAKAIIECFKREQVERVFCVPGESYLPVLNALYEEKSIQVISARHEGGAAFMAEAYAKSALKPGVVMATRGVGAANLSIGVHTAYQDSTPMVVFLGQVHSKFRGREGFQEIDLEQYFQSIAKWAVELKDAERTPEIVQRAFRIASSGRPGPVIISLPEDVLKQEEIMHYAPVIPRPKPAPSASELIEVEALLADAQRPVVIAGGGVKQARAEEELKRFAEMFYIPVFTAFRRHDVFPNDHLLYGGHLGLGTPKEILETVRQADVVLALGTRLSEVTTQDYSLFSPEQKIIQMDIDFYSIGKSVAPVIGMVADMKEALLRLNELEVKEAWSEWAFHCNSVYTKTSRLDVTEHSPINTQIIDYLIKTLPEDAMITNDAGNFAGWVHQYYIFKHSHTYVGPTSGAMGYGLPGAIGAKLAFPDRLVIGFSGDGGFMMTCQELETAVRYDVPVICLVFNNKMYGTIRMHQEMHYPEKVIATDLGEINFMDLAKSVGAIGYRVTSIQEFKVAFIEASQAKQPAVIEVMNDKEQIAVSTTITQLRNRQSYREV comes from the coding sequence ATGCAAACGACGCGAGCAAAAGAAACAGCAGCGAAAGCGATTATCGAATGTTTTAAGCGGGAGCAAGTAGAACGAGTATTTTGTGTTCCCGGAGAAAGTTATTTGCCGGTACTCAATGCACTTTATGAGGAAAAGTCAATTCAAGTTATCTCTGCTCGTCATGAAGGTGGGGCAGCTTTTATGGCGGAAGCATATGCAAAGTCTGCTTTAAAACCAGGGGTGGTTATGGCGACAAGAGGAGTGGGGGCTGCTAATTTATCGATTGGGGTGCATACAGCTTATCAGGATTCTACCCCAATGGTGGTGTTTTTAGGTCAGGTTCATAGTAAATTTCGTGGTAGAGAGGGGTTCCAAGAAATTGATTTAGAACAGTATTTTCAATCTATCGCAAAATGGGCTGTTGAATTAAAAGATGCAGAACGAACACCGGAAATTGTCCAGCGAGCATTTCGAATTGCAAGTTCAGGAAGACCTGGACCTGTGATTATTTCCTTGCCGGAAGATGTATTAAAACAGGAAGAAATAATGCACTACGCTCCGGTTATTCCAAGACCAAAGCCTGCACCGTCTGCAAGTGAACTTATTGAAGTGGAGGCACTGCTAGCTGATGCTCAAAGACCTGTGGTTATTGCCGGGGGTGGTGTAAAGCAGGCGCGAGCAGAAGAGGAATTAAAAAGGTTTGCTGAAATGTTCTATATTCCTGTGTTTACAGCATTTCGACGACATGATGTATTTCCCAATGATCACTTACTTTATGGAGGACATCTAGGCTTGGGAACGCCAAAGGAAATTTTAGAAACAGTTAGGCAGGCAGATGTTGTATTAGCTTTAGGAACACGTTTATCCGAGGTCACCACACAGGACTATTCCCTTTTTTCTCCAGAACAGAAAATAATCCAAATGGATATTGATTTTTACAGTATCGGAAAAAGCGTTGCTCCTGTTATCGGAATGGTTGCGGATATGAAGGAAGCACTCTTACGATTAAACGAATTAGAAGTAAAGGAAGCTTGGTCAGAATGGGCCTTTCATTGCAATTCTGTTTATACAAAAACGAGTAGGTTAGATGTGACTGAGCATTCACCGATAAATACACAAATTATCGATTACTTAATAAAAACGTTACCAGAAGATGCAATGATTACGAATGATGCGGGAAATTTTGCTGGCTGGGTACATCAATATTATATTTTTAAACATTCACATACGTATGTCGGGCCTACTTCCGGTGCCATGGGCTATGGATTACCCGGCGCTATTGGTGCTAAATTAGCTTTTCCTGATCGTCTTGTCATAGGATTTAGCGGTGATGGTGGATTTATGATGACGTGTCAGGAATTAGAGACAGCCGTCAGGTATGATGTTCCAGTCATATGTTTAGTCTTTAATAATAAAATGTATGGAACCATTCGCATGCATCAGGAAATGCATTATCCGGAAAAAGTGATTGCAACCGATTTAGGAGAAATTAATTTTATGGATTTAGCTAAAAGTGTAGGTGCCATTGGATATCGAGTTACTTCCATTCAGGAATTTAAAGTCGCTTTTATAGAAGCATCCCAAGCAAAACAACCAGCAGTGATTGAAGTGATGAATGACAAAGAGCAAATAGCTGTTTCGACAACGATTACCCAACTTCGTAATCGCCAATCATATAGGGAGGTTTAA
- a CDS encoding DUF3870 domain-containing protein: MKTVFIAGHARLPSGMAAQSIYETLTITAEIDKKYGVIVAAGCTLATNHGKEFVQQLLRGHSLQDGIKEPVAILKSHYLGKAGNALASALKDLYRQYEVHHPSVIAK, translated from the coding sequence ATGAAAACAGTTTTTATAGCTGGACATGCACGGCTGCCATCAGGGATGGCAGCTCAAAGCATTTATGAAACGTTAACGATAACAGCAGAAATTGACAAGAAGTATGGAGTAATTGTAGCAGCTGGGTGCACGTTAGCCACAAATCACGGCAAGGAATTTGTTCAGCAATTATTACGCGGTCATAGTCTGCAAGATGGTATTAAAGAGCCTGTAGCAATTTTGAAATCCCACTACTTAGGAAAAGCTGGAAATGCATTAGCCTCAGCGCTTAAAGATTTATATAGACAATATGAAGTACATCATCCATCCGTTATTGCAAAATAA
- a CDS encoding NAD-dependent succinate-semialdehyde dehydrogenase codes for MFEAYTKSIFINGIWHEVKESATEIVYNPATLKPITQVSHASTKEAKQAIAAALKAFPAWSKKTGRERSKILYKAYQMMYEDAERLGKILTMEQGKPLKEAIGEIKGAAHFLLWYAEEASRSYGEWLPSSVTSKRLIVIPQPIGVVGAITPWNFPSSMITRKLAPALAAGCTVVLKPAPDTPLSAIEIVKIFERVGLPSGVVNLVTGDATAIGKELLISKDVRLITFTGSTEVGKYLMKESANHVKKLSLELGGHAPSIVFADADLEKAAKLVLASKFRNNGQTCICTNRLFVHESVMNDFANLLKEKVQKLKLGDGLAANTDIGPLINEQACKKVQFHVEDATKQGAIIEHGGKPWNTEELSGYYFEPTILSNVSNEMKIMHEETFGPVLPLQVFSEEAEVIDKANNSDYGLAAYIFTENTSRAIRVSEQLDYGIVGINDVFPATPEAPFGGIKQSGLGKEGGHHGMDKFLEKKFISIGIDN; via the coding sequence ATGTTTGAAGCATATACAAAAAGTATTTTTATTAATGGGATTTGGCATGAAGTAAAGGAAAGTGCTACTGAAATCGTTTATAATCCCGCTACCTTAAAGCCAATCACACAAGTTTCTCACGCCAGTACAAAAGAAGCTAAACAAGCGATTGCTGCAGCATTAAAAGCCTTTCCTGCATGGAGCAAGAAAACAGGAAGAGAACGTTCAAAAATTTTATATAAGGCTTATCAAATGATGTACGAAGATGCTGAAAGACTTGGAAAAATTTTAACAATGGAGCAAGGAAAGCCATTAAAGGAAGCAATCGGAGAAATCAAAGGGGCTGCCCACTTTTTACTATGGTATGCCGAGGAAGCGAGCAGAAGTTACGGAGAATGGTTGCCATCCTCGGTTACCTCTAAACGGTTAATTGTTATACCACAGCCTATTGGCGTGGTAGGAGCAATTACACCTTGGAATTTTCCATCCTCCATGATAACTAGAAAACTTGCACCTGCTCTTGCTGCTGGATGTACGGTTGTATTAAAACCAGCACCTGATACACCTCTTTCTGCCATTGAAATTGTGAAGATTTTTGAACGGGTTGGATTGCCAAGTGGTGTGGTAAACCTCGTTACTGGTGATGCCACAGCCATTGGCAAGGAATTACTTATTAGTAAAGATGTTCGTTTAATTACATTTACTGGATCAACAGAGGTAGGAAAATATCTAATGAAAGAAAGTGCCAATCACGTCAAAAAACTATCTTTAGAATTAGGAGGTCATGCTCCTAGTATCGTTTTTGCAGATGCAGATTTGGAAAAAGCAGCGAAACTAGTACTCGCGAGTAAATTTAGAAATAATGGGCAAACATGTATTTGTACAAATCGGTTGTTCGTACATGAGTCTGTCATGAATGATTTTGCTAACCTGTTGAAAGAAAAGGTGCAAAAACTAAAATTAGGAGATGGGTTAGCAGCAAATACAGATATCGGCCCATTGATTAATGAGCAAGCATGTAAAAAAGTTCAATTTCATGTTGAAGATGCGACCAAACAAGGTGCTATCATTGAGCATGGAGGTAAACCTTGGAATACAGAAGAACTATCGGGTTACTATTTTGAGCCTACTATTCTATCTAATGTCTCCAATGAAATGAAAATCATGCATGAAGAAACATTCGGACCGGTCCTGCCACTCCAAGTCTTTTCTGAAGAAGCAGAAGTTATAGATAAGGCAAATAATAGTGACTATGGGTTAGCAGCATATATTTTCACAGAAAACACTAGCAGGGCTATCCGTGTTTCAGAACAGCTAGATTATGGGATTGTTGGGATTAATGATGTGTTTCCTGCGACACCAGAAGCTCCGTTTGGTGGAATAAAGCAATCCGGCTTAGGAAAAGAAGGTGGGCATCATGGAATGGACAAATTTTTAGAGAAAAAGTTTATTTCCATAGGCATTGATAATTAA
- a CDS encoding aminotransferase class I/II-fold pyridoxal phosphate-dependent enzyme, with protein MTYVSDKVKHLPPYLFSQFQTKKEQLEKRGVDVIDLGIGSPDLPTPDFIYQELIEQAKKPENHRYSSYSGCMEFKEAVASFYAKRYQVDLDPETEVLALIGSKEGIANLIQAVINPMDKVIVPDPGYPVYRKGVHLAGGISVSLPLDKKNGYIPQLETIHFTDAKEAKLMFLNYPSNPTTAVANLDTYLEAVSFCREHQIILANDAAYDLVTFGDYRAPSALEVPGAKDWVVELGSLSKSFNMAGWRIGYIVGNRKVIKALSTLKSNLDTCQFIPIQKAAAKALRSDLSVVAANNAIYEQRMEKLYAALSEIGITAAKPKGTLFIWAQVPSGESSMSFAEKLLEKAGIIVTPGTAFGESGEGFIRISLSVRSDQLDKAILRLGKFGLKR; from the coding sequence ATGACCTATGTTTCCGATAAGGTTAAGCATCTGCCGCCTTATTTATTTTCTCAATTTCAAACAAAGAAAGAACAACTAGAAAAGCGTGGCGTGGATGTAATTGATTTGGGGATCGGCTCTCCGGATTTACCAACACCTGACTTTATTTATCAAGAGTTAATCGAACAGGCAAAAAAGCCGGAAAATCATCGGTATTCGAGTTATAGCGGGTGTATGGAGTTTAAAGAAGCAGTTGCCTCGTTTTATGCGAAACGGTATCAGGTTGATCTTGATCCAGAAACAGAAGTACTCGCGTTAATTGGTTCCAAAGAAGGAATTGCTAATCTCATTCAAGCAGTGATTAACCCGATGGACAAAGTAATTGTACCTGATCCCGGTTATCCGGTTTATCGCAAAGGAGTTCATCTGGCTGGGGGAATAAGCGTATCTTTGCCCTTAGATAAAAAGAATGGATATATTCCGCAGCTAGAAACTATTCATTTCACAGATGCAAAAGAAGCTAAGCTAATGTTTCTTAACTACCCGAGTAATCCAACGACAGCCGTAGCTAATTTAGATACCTATTTGGAAGCGGTTTCTTTTTGCCGTGAGCATCAGATTATACTAGCAAATGACGCGGCTTACGATTTAGTAACATTTGGCGATTATCGAGCCCCAAGCGCCCTAGAAGTTCCTGGAGCAAAGGATTGGGTTGTTGAATTAGGTTCATTATCAAAAAGTTTTAATATGGCGGGGTGGAGAATAGGATATATCGTTGGGAACCGAAAAGTAATAAAAGCGCTTTCGACATTAAAGAGTAATTTGGATACGTGCCAATTTATTCCGATTCAAAAAGCAGCTGCAAAGGCTTTGCGCAGTGATTTATCAGTAGTAGCAGCTAATAATGCTATATATGAACAGCGCATGGAGAAGTTGTATGCTGCCTTATCCGAAATTGGGATTACTGCTGCGAAGCCAAAAGGAACGCTCTTTATTTGGGCACAAGTTCCATCAGGGGAAAGTTCTATGTCATTTGCAGAAAAATTGTTGGAGAAAGCTGGAATTATTGTTACTCCGGGAACGGCTTTTGGAGAAAGTGGCGAAGGATTTATTCGCATTTCCTTATCTGTCCGTTCAGATCAATTGGATAAGGCAATTCTAAGATTGGGAAAATTCGGTTTAAAGAGGTGA
- a CDS encoding saccharopine dehydrogenase family protein: protein MKIGVLGAGLMGKEAARDLVLSESVSAVGLADIDRNRAQYVCDQLQSTKLTAYQVNATDAIDLATYMKQFDVIINALFYSFNEIVAKTAIEVGVHAIDLGGHIGHMTDKVLAMKEAAKNANVTLIPDLGVAPGMINILSGYGVSKLDHAEEIKLYVGGIPVKPEPPLEYNHVFSMEGVFDHYTDPSLIIRNGMKLEVPSLSEVETVYFDRFGPLEAFHTSGGTSTLSISYPHLKTLEYKTIRYPGHAEKFKLLVDLNLTKLDYQVEINGQKVCPRDVFLKVLDPIVELEDKKDVVLLRVIVAGEKSGTTTNHIYEMITYKDEQTNVTAMARATANTISVVAQMIAGGTITKRGVYPPEQIVPGEEYIQEMKRRGVYIAEYDEVKEERVTL from the coding sequence GTGAAAATAGGAGTATTGGGTGCTGGTTTAATGGGGAAAGAAGCGGCTCGGGATTTAGTATTGAGTGAGAGTGTGTCTGCCGTTGGTTTAGCAGATATTGATAGAAATAGAGCACAGTATGTATGTGATCAGTTACAATCCACGAAACTAACAGCCTATCAAGTAAATGCAACAGATGCTATCGACTTAGCGACCTATATGAAACAATTTGATGTAATTATTAATGCACTGTTTTATTCATTTAATGAAATTGTTGCTAAAACGGCGATAGAAGTTGGTGTCCATGCTATTGATTTAGGGGGGCATATTGGACATATGACGGATAAGGTATTAGCAATGAAGGAGGCAGCAAAGAACGCTAACGTCACATTAATTCCAGATCTAGGTGTTGCTCCAGGGATGATTAATATTTTGTCTGGCTATGGAGTTAGTAAACTCGATCACGCAGAGGAGATAAAGCTATACGTTGGCGGAATTCCTGTTAAACCAGAACCACCATTGGAATATAATCATGTATTCTCCATGGAAGGAGTGTTTGATCATTATACAGATCCGTCATTGATTATCCGCAATGGAATGAAACTGGAGGTTCCATCTTTATCTGAAGTAGAAACGGTTTATTTTGATCGGTTCGGACCACTAGAAGCATTTCATACTTCTGGAGGGACTTCAACACTATCTATTTCCTATCCACACTTAAAAACACTGGAATATAAAACCATTCGTTATCCTGGTCATGCTGAAAAATTTAAGCTGCTTGTTGATCTGAATTTAACAAAATTAGACTATCAGGTAGAGATTAATGGACAAAAAGTATGTCCAAGAGATGTATTTTTAAAGGTTCTGGATCCGATTGTGGAATTAGAAGATAAGAAAGACGTTGTATTATTACGTGTCATCGTTGCTGGTGAAAAGTCGGGTACTACTACCAACCATATTTATGAAATGATCACATATAAGGACGAACAAACGAACGTTACAGCGATGGCAAGGGCTACTGCAAATACCATCTCTGTCGTAGCGCAAATGATTGCTGGTGGAACGATTACGAAAAGAGGTGTCTATCCACCAGAACAAATTGTTCCCGGCGAGGAATATATTCAAGAGATGAAACGACGTGGTGTTTATATTGCAGAATATGATGAGGTAAAAGAAGAGCGTGTAACTTTATAA